From one Humulus lupulus chromosome 8, drHumLupu1.1, whole genome shotgun sequence genomic stretch:
- the LOC133794864 gene encoding plant UBX domain-containing protein 4-like encodes MASKDKRSSKASSSRTGGIRTLSDLNRLSADSDSDSDGPQEYYTGGEKSGMIVQDPSKDNDVDAIFDQARQLGAVEGPVVPPSSSRSFTGTGRLLSGETVQSTPQLVHNIVFWSNGFTVNDGPLRSMDDPENANFLESIKKSECPKELEPADRKSSIHVNLIKMNENCPEPEKRHISFQGVGRTLGSTSASAETTIASAAVTVPPAEVILDETLPSTSVQLRLADGTRTIGRFNYHHTINDIRSFIDGSRPGDSRNYQLQVMGFPPKLLSDPKQTIEQAGLANSVVIQKF; translated from the exons ATGGCATCTAAGGACAAGAGAAGTTCAAAGGCTTCAAGCAGTAGAACTGGTGGTATTCGTACTCTTTCTGATCTCAATCGTCTTTCGGCCGACTCCGACAGCGATTCCGATGGCCCTCAAGAGTATTATACCGGTGGAGAAAAGAG TGGAATGATTGTTCAAGATCCGTCAAAGGATAATGATGTGGATGCAATATTTGACCAAGCTAGGCAGTTGGGAGCTGTAGAAGGGCCTGTTGTTCCGCCTTCAAGCTCAAGGAGCTTTACTGGTACAGGTAGATTGCTCTCAGGGGAAACTGTACAATCTACTCCTCAGCTTGTACACAACATTGTCTTCTGGAGCAATGGTTTCACTGTGAATGATGGCCCTTTGAGGAgtatggatgatcctgaaaatgcAAATTTCCTGGAG AGTATCAAGAAGTCTGAGTGTCCAAAAGAGCTAGAACCTGCAGATAGGAAGTCCTCAATTCATGTCAATCTGATAAAGATGAATGAAAACTGCCCG GAGCCAGAGAAGCGACACATTTCATTTCAGGGCGTGGGAAGAACTCTAGGCAGTACCTCTGCTTCAGCTGAGACAACCATTGCTTCTGCTGCTGTAACAGTCCCTCCAGCTGAAGTCATTCTGGATGAAACACTTCCCTCAACTTCAGTTCAGCTTAGATTGGCTGATGGAACCCGGACGATTGGACGTTTTAACTACCACCATACCATTAATGATATTCGTTCCTTCATCGATGGATCTAGGCCTGGGGATTCCAGAAATTATCAGTTGCAGGTGATGGGGTTTCCTCCCAAGCTTCTTAGCGACCCAAAGCAAACAATAGAGCAGGCGGGTCTTGCCAATTCGGT